The Defluviitalea raffinosedens genome has a segment encoding these proteins:
- the purB gene encoding adenylosuccinate lyase, with translation MKMKKGMNGVYDIYQSPFSERYSSKEMQYLFSSDKKFKTWRKLWIALAEAEKELGLPITDEQIEELKKYAEDINYEVAKQREKEVRHDVMSHVYAYGEQAKKAKPIIHLGATSCFVGDNTDIIIMHEALELIRKKLINVIHKLSLFAKRYKDLPTLGFTHFQPAQLTTVGKRACLWIQDLWMDLQDVEYQLSKKRLRGVKGTTGTQASFLSLFEGDHEKVRQLEKLVAEKMGYTAWFPVTGQTYPRKLDSQMLQILSSIAQSAYKFSNDIRLLQNLKEIEEPFEKNQIGSSAMAYKRNPMRTERMSSLARYVICTALNPAITASTQWFERTLDDSANKRISVAESFLAVDGILDIYLNVVDGLVVYPKVIEQRIMSELPFMATETILMEGVKRGGDRQELHEKIRVHSMEAAKVVKMEGKPNDLIERIIQDESFLMTKEEILDILDPKNFIGRAPEQVDEFLEEYINPILEESKELLGLSSQLNV, from the coding sequence ATGAAAATGAAGAAAGGAATGAATGGAGTGTACGATATTTATCAAAGTCCATTTAGTGAAAGATATTCCAGCAAGGAAATGCAGTATCTTTTTTCCTCAGACAAGAAATTCAAGACCTGGAGAAAATTATGGATTGCTCTTGCAGAAGCAGAGAAAGAATTGGGTCTTCCCATTACCGATGAGCAAATAGAAGAACTTAAAAAATATGCAGAAGACATCAATTATGAAGTGGCAAAGCAAAGAGAAAAAGAAGTACGTCATGATGTTATGTCCCATGTTTACGCTTATGGAGAACAAGCAAAGAAAGCAAAACCGATTATCCATTTAGGGGCAACCAGCTGTTTTGTAGGAGACAATACAGATATTATTATCATGCATGAAGCTTTGGAGCTCATTCGAAAAAAGCTTATAAATGTCATACATAAATTATCTCTTTTTGCAAAGCGTTATAAAGATCTGCCTACCCTTGGCTTTACCCATTTCCAGCCTGCTCAGCTTACGACCGTGGGGAAAAGGGCGTGTCTTTGGATACAGGATTTATGGATGGATTTGCAGGACGTGGAGTACCAGCTTTCCAAAAAAAGATTAAGAGGTGTAAAGGGAACAACTGGAACACAGGCAAGCTTCTTAAGTTTATTTGAAGGGGATCATGAAAAAGTAAGGCAACTGGAGAAGCTTGTTGCAGAGAAAATGGGTTATACGGCATGGTTTCCTGTAACCGGTCAAACTTATCCAAGAAAATTAGATTCACAAATGCTTCAGATCTTAAGTTCTATTGCGCAATCAGCATACAAATTCAGTAATGATATACGACTTTTACAAAATTTAAAAGAAATAGAAGAGCCATTTGAAAAGAATCAAATAGGATCTTCTGCTATGGCTTATAAAAGAAATCCTATGCGCACAGAAAGAATGTCGTCTTTAGCCCGATATGTCATTTGTACGGCGCTTAATCCAGCAATAACAGCTTCTACTCAGTGGTTTGAAAGAACTTTAGATGACAGTGCCAATAAAAGAATTAGTGTTGCAGAAAGCTTTTTAGCTGTAGACGGTATTTTGGACATTTATTTGAATGTCGTGGATGGACTGGTGGTATATCCTAAGGTCATCGAGCAAAGAATCATGTCTGAACTTCCTTTTATGGCTACTGAAACCATTTTAATGGAAGGGGTTAAAAGAGGAGGAGACCGTCAGGAACTTCATGAAAAGATCCGTGTTCATTCCATGGAGGCAGCAAAAGTTGTTAAGATGGAAGGAAAACCTAATGATTTGATTGAAAGAATTATTCAGGATGAAAGTTTTCTTATGACTAAAGAAGAAATATTAGATATTTTAGATCCAAAAAACTTTATTGGACGAGCTCCCGAGCAAGTGGATGAATTCCTTGAGGAGTACATCAATCCGATATTAGAAGAAAGCAAAGAATTATTAGGATTATCCTCACAGTTAAATGTATAA